A single genomic interval of Brevundimonas diminuta harbors:
- a CDS encoding patatin-like phospholipase family protein, with amino-acid sequence MATLRPDTLATSLARIFEGRMVDRASWFALTGGEPLFTEGDPADTLYLVRSGRLGVFRMEADQPPHMLGVVKAGEPVGEMAMLAGTPHTATVVALRDSEILALPREAFFEAARTEPDLMVELSRLMIHRARERTAGASEPSVFGFVSARPRPIRAFVERIAAAIQAMGFTCQVIDQSALASASEWFSRVEGDHDYVLYVAEQDQPAWASLCARQVDRMFIVGSGLLAPPSAVPRRAGFGDGRRLTDLILLRDPRMHHPANTRVWLDALQPDRWFHCVEGLAKDAERIARVVTGTAVGLVLSGGGARAYCHIGAIRALEEAKVPIDFAGGASMGAVVAAGPALGWSFERLDFEIRRAFVESDPLSDLAVPIIAMSRARKVARLLEQAYGDIDLADLALPFFAVSSNLTSGRIEAHRTGLMRRAMRASIAIPGVLPPVVMDGQVLVDGAVLKNFPTSVMRQLNSGPIIGVDMSQTRGVDPQALENPPSWWKWVLSGAWKAGPPIVSILMRSATITTDAEMTQSRADADILVLPHVAGSDIRDWKTYDGPVATGYEAMKAALAELTVPVTHLRRRVPVL; translated from the coding sequence ATGGCCACGCTTCGCCCCGACACGCTGGCGACCTCGCTCGCGCGCATCTTCGAAGGTCGCATGGTCGACCGGGCCAGCTGGTTCGCGCTGACCGGCGGCGAGCCCCTGTTCACCGAGGGCGATCCGGCCGACACCCTGTATCTGGTGCGCTCCGGCCGTCTGGGCGTGTTTCGGATGGAAGCGGATCAACCGCCGCACATGCTGGGCGTGGTCAAGGCGGGCGAGCCGGTGGGTGAGATGGCCATGCTGGCCGGCACGCCGCACACCGCCACCGTCGTCGCCCTGAGGGACAGCGAGATTCTGGCCCTGCCGCGCGAAGCCTTCTTCGAGGCCGCCCGCACCGAGCCGGACCTGATGGTCGAACTGTCGCGGCTGATGATCCACCGCGCCCGCGAACGCACGGCCGGCGCGTCCGAGCCCAGCGTCTTCGGCTTCGTCTCGGCCCGCCCACGCCCCATCCGCGCCTTCGTCGAACGCATCGCCGCCGCCATCCAGGCCATGGGTTTCACCTGTCAGGTCATCGACCAGTCGGCCCTGGCCTCGGCGTCCGAGTGGTTCAGCCGGGTGGAGGGCGACCACGACTATGTCCTTTATGTCGCCGAACAGGATCAGCCCGCCTGGGCCAGTTTGTGCGCGCGTCAGGTGGACCGGATGTTCATCGTCGGCAGCGGCCTTCTGGCGCCGCCGTCCGCCGTGCCGCGCCGGGCGGGCTTCGGCGACGGCCGCCGCCTGACCGACCTGATCCTGCTGCGCGATCCGCGCATGCATCATCCGGCCAACACCCGCGTCTGGCTGGATGCGCTACAGCCCGATCGCTGGTTCCATTGCGTCGAAGGACTGGCCAAGGACGCCGAGCGGATCGCCCGCGTCGTCACCGGCACGGCGGTCGGCCTCGTCTTGTCCGGCGGCGGCGCGCGGGCCTATTGCCACATCGGCGCGATCAGGGCCCTGGAAGAGGCCAAGGTCCCCATCGACTTCGCGGGCGGCGCCTCCATGGGCGCGGTCGTCGCGGCCGGCCCGGCCCTGGGCTGGTCCTTCGAACGGCTGGATTTCGAGATTCGGCGCGCCTTCGTCGAGTCCGATCCGCTGTCGGACCTCGCCGTGCCGATCATCGCCATGTCCCGCGCCCGCAAGGTCGCCCGTTTGCTGGAGCAGGCTTACGGCGACATCGATCTGGCGGACCTGGCCCTGCCCTTCTTCGCCGTCTCTTCGAACCTGACCTCGGGCCGAATCGAGGCCCATCGCACGGGCCTGATGCGGCGGGCCATGCGCGCCTCCATCGCCATTCCCGGCGTCCTGCCGCCGGTCGTGATGGACGGTCAGGTGTTGGTGGACGGCGCCGTTTTGAAGAACTTCCCCACCAGCGTCATGCGTCAACTGAACAGCGGCCCGATCATCGGCGTCGACATGTCCCAGACGCGCGGCGTCGATCCCCAGGCGCTGGAGAATCCGCCGTCCTGGTGGAAATGGGTCCTGTCCGGCGCCTGGAAGGCCGGCCCGCCCATCGTTTCCATCCTGATGCGCTCGGCGACCATCACCACCGACGCCGAGATGACCCAGTCGCGCGCCGACGCCGACATTCTGGTCCTGCCTCATGTCGCCGGCAGCGACATTCGCGACTGGAAGACCTACGACGGCCCCGTCGCCACAGGCTATGAGGCGATGAAGGCGGCGCTTGCCGAACTGACCGTCCCCGTCACCCACCTGCGGCGACGGGTTCCGGTCCTTTAG
- a CDS encoding aminopeptidase P family protein has protein sequence MRQTFDETTDPSFGAKHLPLLRAEMAKQGLDGFLIPHEDEHQNEYLPDANERLAWATGFTGSAGAAVVFQDRASMFTDGRYTVQVKAQTDPALFEQRDLTEVAAYLETAAKGAVIGYDPRLHSPDALVALKAAAQKAGAELRAVEANPLDLAWGADRPAQPTAPVVPHEDAYSGESHATKRARIGKAVADAGADAVVLTAPMSIAWLFNVRGGDVIRSPLPIGQAILAADGKARLFLDPAKVTNALPGWLGDDVRIEATEQLPATLDGLSGQKVMIDPSLSSAWYFDRLDAAGATVVRAMDPCAIPRAAKNAVEIEGSRQAHIRDGAALSRFLHWVDTVVQETLPDEREVVEALERFREETGALKDLSFDTIAGAGPNGALPHYKPVGASIRKVEKGSLLLVDGGGQYLDGTTDVTRTMAVGEPSEDQRHKFTLVLKAHIAMATIRFPAGTSGMALDAIARAPMWAAGLDYDHGTGHGVGSYLGVHEGPQRIAKWGTSQPLLEGMILSNEPGYYREGHWGIRIETLQVVTPAVVPEGGERPMHGFEQLTFAPIDRKLIAVEMLTPDERAYIDAYHAETLAKVGPLIDGEALDWLKRACAPL, from the coding sequence ATGCGCCAGACTTTTGACGAGACGACCGACCCGTCCTTTGGGGCCAAGCACCTGCCGCTGCTGCGCGCCGAAATGGCCAAGCAGGGGCTGGACGGGTTTCTGATCCCGCATGAGGACGAGCATCAGAACGAATATCTGCCGGACGCGAACGAGCGCCTGGCCTGGGCGACCGGCTTCACCGGCTCGGCCGGGGCGGCGGTGGTGTTCCAGGATCGGGCCAGCATGTTCACCGACGGCCGCTACACCGTTCAGGTGAAGGCCCAGACCGATCCGGCGCTTTTCGAGCAGCGCGATCTGACCGAGGTCGCCGCCTATCTGGAGACGGCGGCGAAGGGGGCGGTGATCGGTTACGATCCGCGTCTGCACAGCCCCGACGCGCTCGTGGCATTGAAGGCGGCGGCGCAGAAGGCGGGGGCCGAGTTGCGCGCCGTGGAGGCCAATCCGCTGGATTTGGCCTGGGGCGCCGATCGTCCGGCCCAGCCGACGGCGCCGGTCGTGCCGCATGAGGACGCCTATTCCGGAGAGAGCCATGCAACGAAGCGGGCGCGGATCGGCAAGGCCGTGGCGGACGCCGGCGCAGATGCGGTGGTGCTGACGGCGCCGATGTCGATCGCCTGGCTGTTCAATGTGCGCGGCGGGGACGTGATCCGTTCGCCTCTGCCGATCGGTCAGGCCATTCTGGCGGCGGACGGCAAGGCGCGGCTGTTCCTGGACCCGGCCAAGGTGACGAATGCTTTGCCGGGCTGGCTGGGCGACGATGTTCGCATCGAGGCGACCGAGCAGCTGCCTGCGACGCTGGACGGGCTGTCGGGCCAAAAGGTCATGATCGATCCGTCTCTGTCCTCGGCCTGGTATTTCGACCGGCTGGACGCGGCGGGCGCGACGGTGGTGCGGGCTATGGACCCCTGCGCCATTCCTCGAGCCGCCAAGAATGCGGTGGAGATTGAGGGCAGCCGTCAGGCGCATATCCGCGACGGCGCGGCGCTGAGCCGGTTCCTGCACTGGGTCGACACCGTGGTGCAGGAGACCCTGCCGGACGAGCGCGAAGTGGTCGAGGCGCTGGAGCGATTCCGCGAGGAGACCGGCGCGCTGAAAGACCTGAGCTTCGACACCATCGCCGGGGCTGGGCCGAACGGGGCCTTGCCGCATTACAAGCCGGTCGGCGCCAGCATTCGCAAGGTCGAGAAGGGCTCGCTGCTGCTGGTGGACGGCGGCGGCCAGTATCTGGACGGCACGACCGACGTGACCCGCACCATGGCGGTGGGCGAGCCGAGCGAGGACCAGCGCCACAAGTTCACGCTGGTGTTGAAAGCGCATATCGCCATGGCGACGATCCGCTTCCCGGCCGGGACCAGCGGCATGGCGCTGGACGCTATCGCCAGGGCGCCGATGTGGGCGGCGGGGCTGGATTACGATCACGGCACCGGTCACGGCGTCGGCAGCTATCTGGGGGTCCACGAGGGGCCGCAGCGGATCGCGAAATGGGGCACGTCCCAGCCGCTGTTGGAAGGGATGATCCTGTCCAACGAGCCCGGCTATTACCGCGAAGGCCACTGGGGCATCCGCATCGAGACCCTGCAGGTGGTGACGCCGGCGGTGGTCCCCGAGGGCGGCGAGCGACCGATGCACGGGTTCGAGCAGCTGACGTTCGCGCCCATCGATCGCAAGCTGATCGCGGTCGAGATGCTGACGCCGGACGAGCGGGCCTATATCGACGCCTATCACGCCGAAACGCTGGCCAAGGTCGGGCCGTTGATCGACGGCGAGGCGCTGGACTGGCTAAAGCGGGCCTGCGCGCCGCTGTGA
- a CDS encoding 50S ribosomal protein L11 methyltransferase, with amino-acid sequence MSESALQIIARGPRAAAEAAAEAVDADPRLEGATYSILEEDEDNDVWRIDAFPTTDDEVEGLKAVLAGYPVTVLVEKLADADWLAMSLSGLPPVEAGRFFVYGAHDQGKVPEGRVTLKIDAGAAFGTGHHGTTVGCLEAFDKLLETESFDKVLDVGCGTGVLAIAAAKTGTPIAVGTDIDEPSARIANENAEINEAKCDFYFADGLSDPRIAQHQPYDLVFANILAAPLVHLAPEIGAALKSGGVAILSGLLRTQEERVLEAYLPLGFTVEQTIHHDAWSALQLRKG; translated from the coding sequence ATGTCCGAGTCCGCACTTCAGATAATCGCACGCGGCCCGCGCGCCGCCGCCGAGGCCGCCGCAGAGGCCGTAGACGCCGATCCGCGACTGGAAGGCGCGACCTATTCGATCCTGGAAGAGGACGAGGACAATGACGTCTGGCGCATCGACGCCTTCCCCACGACCGATGACGAGGTCGAGGGGCTGAAGGCGGTGCTGGCGGGCTATCCGGTGACGGTGCTGGTGGAGAAGCTGGCAGACGCTGACTGGCTGGCCATGTCGCTGTCGGGCCTGCCGCCGGTCGAGGCCGGACGGTTCTTCGTCTATGGCGCGCACGATCAGGGCAAGGTGCCCGAAGGCCGCGTCACGCTGAAGATCGACGCCGGCGCCGCCTTCGGCACGGGTCACCATGGCACGACGGTCGGCTGCCTGGAGGCGTTCGACAAGCTGCTGGAGACCGAAAGCTTCGATAAGGTGCTGGACGTGGGCTGCGGCACGGGCGTGCTGGCGATCGCGGCGGCCAAGACGGGCACGCCCATCGCCGTCGGCACCGACATCGACGAGCCCTCGGCCCGGATCGCCAACGAGAACGCCGAGATCAATGAGGCCAAGTGCGACTTCTATTTCGCCGATGGTCTCAGCGATCCGCGCATCGCCCAGCATCAGCCTTATGACCTGGTGTTCGCCAACATCCTGGCCGCGCCGCTGGTGCATCTGGCGCCCGAGATCGGGGCTGCGCTGAAGAGCGGCGGGGTCGCGATTCTGTCCGGCCTGCTGCGCACGCAGGAAGAGCGTGTGCTGGAGGCCTATCTGCCGCTGGGCTTTACGGTCGAGCAGACCATCCATCACGACGCCTGGAGCGCCCTGCAACTGCGCAAGGGCTGA
- a CDS encoding DEAD/DEAH box helicase, which translates to MTEFSQLGLSPTTLQAVADTGYTTATPIQEQAIPVALAGRDVLGIAQTGTGKTAAFTLPLVDRLSTGRARARMPRAIVLAPTRELADQVAESFAKYAKGTKLSWVLLIGGVSMGDQVAALNKGVDVLIATPGRLLDLFERGKMLLTGVEIMVVDEADRMLDMGFIPDIERIFKLTPPRRQTLFFSATMPPEITRLTTAFLKDPTRIEASRPAMTADTITQYIVRIPTSDPKAKRTALRALVGREDVRNGIVFCNRKSEVDIVAKSLKTHGFDAAPIHGDLDQSHRMKTLADFRSGALKILVASDVAARGLDIPDVSHVFNYDVSHHADDYVHRIGRTGRAGKLGQAFMIVTPADDKSLDKVLKLIKKDPEELVLEGIDFAAIKDGPRRDDKRSGERGRSRSRTSSAPTPSAEPVDTAPVTAAPSSEEAAAPRSRSRRKARPEAPVEVAAPVAAAVEADAIVEPVETARAPRTERADREPHLLQSDRRGDRKADKSDTQRQGVRGFGDDIPAFLRRPVVIRA; encoded by the coding sequence ATGACCGAATTTTCCCAACTGGGCCTTTCGCCCACGACCCTTCAGGCCGTCGCCGACACCGGCTACACGACCGCCACGCCCATTCAGGAACAGGCGATCCCCGTCGCCCTCGCCGGCCGCGACGTCCTGGGCATCGCCCAGACCGGCACCGGCAAGACCGCCGCCTTCACCCTGCCCCTGGTCGATCGCCTGTCCACCGGCCGCGCCCGCGCCCGCATGCCGCGCGCCATCGTCCTGGCGCCGACCCGCGAACTGGCCGATCAGGTCGCCGAGAGCTTCGCCAAATACGCCAAGGGCACCAAGCTGAGCTGGGTCCTGCTGATCGGCGGCGTCTCCATGGGCGACCAGGTCGCGGCGCTGAACAAGGGTGTCGACGTCCTGATCGCCACGCCCGGCCGGCTGCTCGACCTGTTCGAACGCGGCAAGATGCTGCTGACCGGCGTCGAGATCATGGTCGTCGACGAGGCCGACCGGATGCTGGACATGGGCTTCATCCCCGACATCGAACGCATCTTCAAACTGACGCCGCCGCGTCGCCAGACCCTGTTCTTCTCGGCCACCATGCCGCCGGAGATCACGCGCCTGACGACCGCCTTCCTCAAGGATCCGACCCGGATCGAGGCCTCGCGTCCGGCGATGACCGCCGACACCATCACCCAGTACATCGTCCGCATCCCGACCTCGGACCCCAAGGCCAAGCGGACCGCCCTGCGCGCCCTGGTCGGTCGCGAGGACGTGCGCAACGGCATCGTCTTCTGCAATCGCAAATCCGAAGTCGATATCGTCGCCAAGTCGCTTAAGACCCACGGCTTCGACGCTGCCCCGATCCACGGCGACCTGGATCAGTCGCACCGGATGAAGACCCTGGCGGACTTCCGCTCGGGCGCGCTGAAGATTCTGGTGGCCTCGGACGTCGCCGCGCGTGGCCTGGATATCCCGGACGTCAGCCACGTCTTCAACTACGACGTCTCGCACCACGCCGACGACTACGTCCACCGCATCGGCCGCACCGGCCGCGCCGGCAAGCTGGGCCAGGCCTTCATGATCGTGACCCCGGCCGACGACAAGTCGCTGGATAAGGTGCTGAAGCTGATCAAGAAGGACCCGGAAGAGCTGGTTCTTGAAGGCATCGACTTCGCCGCCATTAAAGACGGCCCGCGCCGCGACGACAAACGCTCGGGCGAACGCGGTCGCAGCCGGTCGCGCACCAGCAGCGCGCCCACCCCGTCCGCCGAGCCTGTCGACACCGCCCCGGTCACCGCCGCGCCATCGTCTGAAGAGGCTGCGGCGCCCCGCAGCCGCAGCCGCCGCAAGGCCCGCCCCGAGGCGCCGGTCGAAGTTGCGGCCCCCGTCGCCGCCGCAGTCGAGGCGGATGCGATCGTCGAACCCGTCGAAACGGCCCGCGCCCCGCGTACCGAGCGCGCAGACCGCGAGCCGCACCTGCTGCAATCCGATCGCCGCGGTGACCGCAAGGCCGACAAGAGCGATACTCAGCGCCAGGGCGTGCGTGGCTTCGGCGACGACATCCCCGCCTTCCTGCGCCGGCCCGTCGTCATCCGCGCCTGA
- a CDS encoding GGDEF domain-containing protein, whose translation MSKKVETALRAPQAYALARNVIGEMEKAGVWPTPLNFELWLHYISDPDGPLAQEIRRLLAQSAVITDKTSEMLAAEFLPRGRLPDQIRDVGAVLDRELASVASAIAMAHKTQHDYGETLADASQCMETVDDPSSLKDLVGGLSTATNRVRRETAILEKRLEKSNKEVIRLRENLEQVRRDAMTDALTNLANRKAFDERLEAACAEDDGAPLSLAILDIDHFKRFNDTWGHQTGDQVLRYVSTVLSNICGKTRFAARFGGEEFAIIFPGEGAGVVMAALESIRNDVASRALRRRSTNDDLGSVTVSAGFAQRRKGETAASLLERADAALYESKRAGRNCVTPASSLEKAA comes from the coding sequence ATGTCAAAAAAGGTCGAGACGGCGCTAAGAGCTCCTCAAGCCTATGCTTTGGCGCGCAACGTCATCGGCGAAATGGAAAAAGCCGGCGTGTGGCCCACGCCGCTGAACTTCGAGCTTTGGCTGCACTACATCAGCGATCCCGACGGCCCCCTTGCCCAGGAAATCCGCCGTCTGCTGGCGCAGTCCGCCGTCATCACTGACAAGACGTCCGAAATGCTGGCCGCCGAGTTCCTGCCGCGCGGTCGCCTGCCGGATCAGATCCGCGACGTCGGCGCCGTGCTGGACCGCGAATTGGCCAGCGTCGCCAGCGCCATCGCCATGGCGCACAAGACCCAGCACGACTATGGCGAGACCCTCGCCGACGCCTCCCAGTGCATGGAAACCGTCGATGATCCGTCCTCGCTGAAGGATCTGGTCGGCGGCCTGTCGACCGCAACCAACCGCGTGCGCCGCGAAACGGCGATCCTCGAAAAACGTCTGGAAAAGTCCAACAAGGAAGTCATCCGCCTGCGCGAAAACCTGGAACAGGTGCGCCGCGACGCCATGACCGACGCCCTGACCAATCTGGCCAACCGCAAGGCCTTCGACGAACGGCTCGAGGCCGCCTGCGCCGAGGATGACGGCGCGCCGCTCAGCCTGGCCATCCTGGACATCGACCATTTCAAACGGTTCAACGACACCTGGGGCCACCAGACCGGCGACCAGGTGCTGCGCTATGTCTCCACCGTCCTGTCCAACATCTGCGGCAAGACCCGATTCGCCGCACGGTTCGGCGGCGAGGAGTTCGCGATCATCTTCCCGGGTGAAGGCGCTGGGGTCGTCATGGCCGCGTTGGAGAGCATCCGCAACGACGTGGCGTCACGCGCGCTGCGCCGTCGTTCGACCAATGATGACCTGGGCTCGGTGACTGTCTCCGCCGGCTTCGCCCAGCGCCGCAAGGGCGAAACCGCCGCCAGCCTGCTGGAACGCGCCGACGCCGCCTTGTACGAATCCAAGCGTGCGGGCCGTAACTGCGTAACGCCGGCCTCCTCGCTCGAAAAGGCGGCTTAG
- a CDS encoding lysophospholipid acyltransferase family protein: MRSFAFNVAYWILSISYGLTAAFAALAPGRGPASWVIRRYVKRMVQAMAIFAGIKLDVRGKDRLPEGAFIIASKHQSWGDGFATYDQFDDIAFVTGDHLEKFPLLGGVLKKLGAIVVNSCGGHEARKALAMRAAEARAENRKILIYPEGHLAPVGQKFKYRSGVWHMYRDFDVPVVPLATNLGLFWPEEKYEKHPGTATLEFLDPIPVGLPKEEFLARLDAVIENRTAELVAQATGQPVTPAVLIDTPTK, from the coding sequence ATGCGCAGCTTTGCCTTCAATGTCGCCTACTGGATCCTGTCGATCAGCTATGGGCTGACCGCCGCCTTCGCCGCGCTCGCCCCCGGTCGCGGTCCGGCCAGCTGGGTCATCCGTCGCTATGTGAAGCGCATGGTCCAGGCCATGGCTATCTTCGCCGGCATCAAGCTGGACGTTCGCGGCAAGGATCGGCTGCCCGAGGGCGCCTTCATCATCGCCTCAAAACATCAAAGCTGGGGCGACGGCTTTGCGACCTACGATCAGTTCGACGACATCGCCTTCGTCACCGGCGATCACCTGGAAAAGTTTCCCCTGCTGGGCGGTGTGCTGAAGAAGCTGGGCGCCATCGTCGTCAACTCCTGCGGCGGCCACGAAGCGCGCAAAGCTCTGGCCATGCGGGCCGCCGAGGCTCGCGCCGAGAACCGCAAGATCCTGATCTATCCCGAGGGGCACCTCGCGCCCGTCGGTCAGAAGTTCAAATACCGCTCCGGCGTCTGGCACATGTATCGCGACTTCGACGTGCCGGTCGTGCCGCTCGCCACCAACCTCGGCCTCTTCTGGCCCGAGGAGAAATACGAAAAACACCCCGGCACGGCGACGCTGGAGTTCCTCGACCCGATCCCCGTCGGCTTGCCCAAAGAAGAGTTCCTGGCTCGCCTGGACGCTGTGATCGAAAACCGCACCGCCGAACTCGTCGCTCAAGCCACGGGTCAACCTGTAACGCCGGCCGTGCTGATCGACACACCGACTAAGTAA
- a CDS encoding TfoX/Sxy family protein, whose translation MAYDADFGEWVREHFHALGRLEIKRMFGGAGVYAAGVMFALLDDGVVWLKGDEALGEAFVEAGSRQFTYPTKDGRTMSMGYWTLPETALDDPDEAVAWARRSLDLAVKKASGKKPKPVT comes from the coding sequence ATGGCTTATGACGCGGACTTCGGCGAATGGGTGCGCGAGCATTTCCATGCGCTCGGCCGCCTGGAGATCAAGCGCATGTTCGGCGGGGCCGGGGTCTATGCCGCCGGCGTCATGTTCGCCCTGCTGGACGACGGCGTGGTCTGGCTGAAGGGCGACGAGGCCCTGGGCGAGGCCTTCGTCGAGGCTGGTTCGCGTCAGTTCACCTATCCGACCAAGGACGGCCGCACGATGAGCATGGGCTATTGGACCCTGCCCGAAACGGCCCTGGACGATCCCGACGAAGCCGTCGCCTGGGCGAGGCGTTCGCTGGACTTGGCGGTGAAGAAGGCGTCGGGGAAGAAGCCGAAGCCCGTTACTTAG
- a CDS encoding HesB/IscA family protein, translating into MSELQATSRPRRPRPKAVTLTDAAAERVREILDNAENDHIGLRIGVKNGGCAGQEYTFAYADEIGPMDEVVEDKGVTILIEPRAVLFLIGTEIDYETTPLASKFVFNNPNQTDACGCGESVTIVPVAAD; encoded by the coding sequence ATGAGCGAGCTTCAAGCCACATCCCGTCCACGTCGCCCGCGCCCCAAGGCCGTCACCCTGACGGACGCGGCCGCCGAGCGGGTGCGTGAGATCCTGGACAATGCCGAGAACGATCACATCGGCCTGCGCATCGGCGTCAAGAATGGCGGTTGCGCGGGGCAGGAATACACCTTCGCCTATGCCGACGAGATCGGGCCGATGGACGAGGTGGTCGAGGACAAGGGCGTCACCATCCTGATCGAGCCCCGGGCTGTGCTGTTCCTGATCGGCACCGAGATCGACTATGAAACGACGCCTCTGGCGTCCAAGTTCGTGTTCAACAATCCGAACCAGACCGACGCCTGCGGCTGCGGCGAGAGCGTGACCATCGTGCCGGTCGCCGCCGACTGA
- a CDS encoding SUF system Fe-S cluster assembly protein produces the protein MTDQPIQDSDAFRDAWDEPQKSALSQAELDTLTDQLIEALKTVYDPEIPVDIYELGLIYRVDVNDDRDVVVDMTLTAPGCPVAGEMPGWVETAVEKVEGVRSAKANLVFDPPWDASKMSDEAKLALNMF, from the coding sequence ATGACAGATCAACCGATTCAAGACAGCGACGCCTTCAGGGACGCCTGGGACGAGCCCCAGAAGAGCGCCCTTTCGCAGGCCGAGCTGGACACCCTGACCGATCAGCTGATCGAGGCGCTGAAGACGGTCTATGACCCGGAAATCCCGGTCGACATCTATGAACTAGGCCTGATCTACCGCGTGGACGTCAACGACGATCGCGACGTGGTGGTCGACATGACCCTGACGGCGCCGGGCTGTCCGGTCGCCGGCGAAATGCCGGGCTGGGTCGAGACGGCGGTGGAGAAGGTCGAGGGCGTGCGCAGCGCCAAGGCCAATCTGGTGTTCGATCCGCCGTGGGACGCCTCCAAGATGAGCGACGAGGCCAAGCTGGCCCTGAATATGTTCTGA
- a CDS encoding aminotransferase class V-fold PLP-dependent enzyme has product MADGAVVNTFDPYAVRAQFPILSRQVNGKPLVYLDNAASAQKPRAVIDALVATMEGGYANVHRGLHTLSNEATEAFEKAREIVARFLNAESAEQVVWTKGGTEAINLVANGLGLSIEPGDEIIVSEMEHHSNIVPWHLLRERRGAEIKWIPVKDDGSLDMAAYADLLGPRTRMVAVTHMSNVLGTINPVAEITRLAQAAGAQVLIDGCQGAVHATPDVQAIGCDFYVLTGHKLFAPTGIGALYGKAEALEALPPYQGGGEMIETVEQDRVTYARPPHRFEAGTPPILEAIGLGAALDWLAQYDRAAVQAHEHALYQHAVDRLQGQTWLRILGQAEGKGAILTFAVEGAHAHDVAQIMDRYGVAVRAGLHCAEPLAKRMGVTSSTRASFALYNTMEDADAFVDALIKARNFFV; this is encoded by the coding sequence GTTCCCGATCCTGTCGCGACAGGTGAACGGCAAGCCGCTGGTCTATCTGGACAATGCGGCCTCGGCCCAGAAGCCGCGTGCGGTGATCGACGCCCTGGTGGCGACGATGGAGGGCGGTTACGCCAACGTCCACCGGGGGCTGCACACCCTGTCGAACGAGGCGACCGAGGCCTTCGAGAAGGCGCGCGAGATCGTCGCCCGCTTCCTGAATGCCGAGAGCGCCGAACAGGTGGTCTGGACCAAGGGCGGGACGGAGGCGATCAACCTGGTGGCCAACGGGCTGGGGCTGAGCATCGAGCCGGGCGACGAGATCATCGTCTCGGAGATGGAGCATCACTCCAACATCGTGCCGTGGCATCTGCTGCGTGAACGGCGCGGGGCGGAGATCAAGTGGATTCCGGTCAAGGACGACGGGTCTCTGGACATGGCGGCCTATGCCGACCTGCTGGGGCCCAGGACGCGGATGGTTGCGGTCACCCACATGTCGAACGTGCTGGGGACGATCAATCCGGTCGCCGAGATCACGCGACTGGCCCAAGCGGCGGGGGCGCAGGTGCTGATCGACGGGTGCCAGGGGGCGGTTCATGCGACGCCGGACGTTCAGGCCATCGGCTGCGACTTCTACGTCCTGACCGGGCACAAGCTGTTCGCCCCGACCGGCATCGGCGCCCTGTATGGCAAGGCCGAGGCGCTGGAGGCGCTGCCGCCCTATCAGGGCGGGGGCGAGATGATCGAGACGGTCGAGCAGGACCGCGTGACCTATGCCCGGCCGCCGCACCGGTTCGAGGCGGGAACGCCCCCGATCCTGGAGGCCATCGGCTTGGGCGCCGCGTTGGACTGGCTGGCGCAATACGACCGGGCGGCCGTGCAGGCGCATGAGCACGCCCTTTATCAGCACGCTGTCGACCGACTTCAGGGGCAGACTTGGCTGCGGATTCTGGGGCAGGCCGAAGGCAAGGGCGCGATCCTGACCTTCGCCGTCGAGGGCGCGCACGCCCATGACGTGGCGCAGATCATGGATCGTTACGGGGTCGCTGTGCGGGCCGGTCTGCATTGCGCCGAGCCGCTGGCGAAAAGAATGGGCGTGACGTCGAGCACCCGCGCCTCCTTCGCCCTATATAACACCATGGAGGATGCCGACGCCTTCGTGGATGCGCTGATCAAGGCGCGGAACTTCTTCGTATAA